From a single Candidatus Defluviilinea gracilis genomic region:
- a CDS encoding cbb3-type cytochrome c oxidase subunit I, which produces MATLAPTFPWAKDSKDDYRTCPVLTLKVDMHAERLIIANAVMAVVTLTLGGIAALLIALTRWQAIHLLDATWFYRLLTLHGIDMLIAWMVFFEMAGLHFGSTVLLNARHAAPKAAWLGFILMTVGGLMANFVVLFDAKNTVAYTAYLPLKASPLFYLSYILFAVGALIAVITFFINIVVAKREKRFEGSLPLVAFGFMTAAILATYTLLQGAAAVVPAFLWSLGVLPSFDPGIYRNFFWGFGHPAQQVNLAAMISIWYSLAQITVGIRPVNEKFSRLAFVLYLFFINLGSAHHLLVDPGLSFSWKAVNTSYAMYLAVLGSMMHAFSIPAALEVALRAKGFRKGLFGWLRNAPWGEPGFAALVVSMVMFGWIGGVTGVVIGTEQINLLVHNTMRLPGHFHATVVSGTTTAFMGFTYYVIPLIFRKELKLKKWAVWQPYVFGFGMLLVSLGMIVSGLQGVSRRNWDITFAGVVPGTIELSLAIFGIGAIIAVIGGIMYVAIVLTSILTGPRLEASKLLLVSGDNNPVLESTKLTEHDMESKQNQPKGSFVLVIAFLVWFAVYYLTNWWLLGRTWFIR; this is translated from the coding sequence ATGGCAACTCTTGCGCCTACATTCCCTTGGGCGAAGGACTCGAAGGACGACTATCGCACCTGCCCGGTCCTCACCCTAAAAGTGGATATGCACGCCGAACGCCTGATCATCGCCAACGCGGTGATGGCGGTCGTCACCTTGACCCTCGGCGGGATCGCCGCGCTGTTGATCGCGCTCACGCGCTGGCAGGCGATCCACCTGCTGGATGCTACCTGGTTCTATCGCTTGCTAACCCTCCACGGCATCGACATGCTCATTGCCTGGATGGTCTTTTTCGAGATGGCAGGCTTGCACTTCGGTTCGACCGTGTTACTCAATGCGCGGCACGCCGCGCCCAAAGCCGCCTGGCTCGGTTTCATCCTCATGACCGTCGGCGGGCTGATGGCGAATTTCGTCGTGTTGTTCGACGCGAAGAACACCGTGGCATATACAGCCTACCTGCCGCTCAAAGCCAGTCCCTTGTTCTACTTGAGTTATATTCTGTTCGCGGTCGGGGCGTTGATCGCGGTGATCACCTTCTTCATCAACATTGTGGTCGCCAAACGCGAAAAGCGTTTTGAAGGTTCGTTGCCGCTTGTGGCTTTTGGTTTCATGACCGCCGCCATTCTGGCGACCTACACCCTGCTTCAAGGCGCGGCGGCGGTTGTGCCGGCGTTCCTCTGGTCGTTGGGCGTGCTTCCTAGTTTTGATCCGGGTATCTACCGCAACTTCTTCTGGGGTTTCGGGCATCCTGCTCAACAAGTGAACCTCGCGGCGATGATCTCGATCTGGTATTCGCTTGCTCAGATCACCGTTGGCATTCGCCCGGTGAACGAAAAGTTCTCGCGTCTTGCGTTCGTGTTGTACCTGTTCTTCATTAACTTAGGTTCGGCTCACCACTTGCTGGTGGACCCGGGTCTGTCGTTCTCGTGGAAGGCGGTCAACACCTCCTACGCTATGTACCTCGCCGTGCTTGGTTCGATGATGCACGCGTTCTCCATCCCCGCCGCGTTGGAAGTTGCGTTGCGCGCCAAAGGTTTCAGAAAAGGCTTGTTTGGCTGGCTCCGTAACGCCCCGTGGGGCGAACCGGGCTTCGCCGCCCTGGTCGTTTCCATGGTCATGTTCGGCTGGATCGGCGGAGTGACCGGCGTGGTGATCGGCACCGAGCAAATCAACCTGCTGGTTCACAACACCATGCGCTTGCCGGGTCACTTCCACGCCACAGTGGTATCTGGAACGACAACCGCCTTCATGGGCTTCACCTACTATGTGATCCCGCTCATCTTCCGCAAGGAACTGAAACTCAAGAAGTGGGCGGTCTGGCAACCCTATGTGTTTGGCTTTGGCATGCTCCTCGTCTCCCTTGGCATGATCGTCAGCGGCTTGCAAGGCGTTTCGCGCCGCAACTGGGACATCACCTTCGCTGGCGTCGTCCCCGGCACCATTGAGTTATCGCTTGCCATCTTCGGCATCGGCGCGATCATTGCGGTCATCGGCGGCATCATGTACGTCGCCATCGTGCTGACCTCCATCCTCACCGGCCCGCGCCTCGAAGCGAGCAAACTGCTCCTCGTTTCCGGCGACAACAACCCCGTGCTTGAATCCACGAAGTTGACCGAACACGATATGGAAAGCAAGCAAAATCAACCGAAAGGCTCTTTTGTATTGGTCATTGCCTTCCTCGTTTGGTTTGCGGTCTACTATCTGACAAATTGGTGGCTCCTCGGGCGCACGTGGTTCATCCGATAG
- a CDS encoding cytochrome C oxidase subunit II, whose translation MLAPEQNWWKPLGRLEKTWLTVALVWCIFLTVMMPLWYYMGKQNVPAETYRTTPQQYAATVNEFVAQYQVGEENSVPVVAPPPGSDVYIRASAWQWYPILQLEKGKEYRLHISSMDYAHGFSLQPVNINLEVLPGYDYVATITPTSSGEFTIVCNEYCYLGHHTMVGKIIVK comes from the coding sequence ATGTTAGCGCCTGAACAAAATTGGTGGAAGCCGTTAGGTCGCCTCGAGAAGACATGGCTCACTGTGGCTCTCGTCTGGTGCATTTTCTTAACCGTGATGATGCCGCTCTGGTATTACATGGGCAAGCAGAACGTGCCCGCGGAGACGTACCGCACTACGCCGCAACAGTATGCCGCAACGGTGAATGAATTTGTAGCCCAGTATCAAGTGGGGGAGGAGAACAGCGTTCCGGTGGTGGCGCCGCCGCCCGGCAGCGACGTGTACATTCGCGCCAGCGCCTGGCAGTGGTATCCCATCCTGCAATTGGAAAAAGGCAAAGAATATCGCCTGCATATTTCCTCCATGGATTACGCGCACGGCTTTTCTCTGCAGCCCGTGAATATCAACCTGGAAGTTCTGCCGGGTTATGATTACGTTGCGACGATCACGCCAACCTCTTCCGGCGAGTTCACCATCGTTTGTAATGAATATTGTTATCTTGGTCACCACACCATGGTGGGCAAGATCATCGTGAAATAG